From a single Clostridium isatidis genomic region:
- a CDS encoding FliA/WhiG family RNA polymerase sigma factor gives MEAQSPLIQKEQIVEKYIPLVKYLASRVSFGKTKYLEYEDLVGYGIIGLLDAINRYDPSKGMKFSSYATLRIKGAMIDEIRKNRPISKGAMDKLVKYNEAIEKLQNTLMREPSLEEIACDMNLTIEDVSHIENYINYMSVTSLEAIIYSDDDDLTIMETLEDKDTISPEESLENKERVEILEKAINQLKEKDKLVLNLYYHEKLTLKEIGEVLEVSESRVSQLHSRAIRNLRAIMQKINYI, from the coding sequence ATGGAAGCTCAAAGTCCATTAATTCAAAAAGAACAGATAGTTGAAAAATATATACCATTAGTTAAATATTTAGCTTCAAGAGTTAGTTTTGGAAAAACCAAATATTTAGAATATGAAGATTTAGTTGGATATGGAATTATTGGACTTTTAGATGCAATTAATAGATATGATCCTAGTAAAGGTATGAAGTTTTCATCTTATGCAACTTTAAGAATAAAAGGAGCAATGATAGATGAAATAAGAAAAAATAGACCAATTTCTAAAGGTGCAATGGATAAATTAGTTAAATATAACGAAGCTATAGAGAAACTACAAAATACTTTGATGAGAGAACCTAGTCTTGAGGAAATAGCTTGTGATATGAATTTAACTATTGAAGATGTTTCACATATTGAAAATTATATCAACTATATGTCAGTGACATCCTTAGAAGCTATAATTTATTCTGATGATGATGATTTAACAATAATGGAAACATTAGAAGATAAAGATACAATATCACCAGAAGAGTCCTTAGAAAACAAGGAAAGGGTAGAAATTTTAGAGAAGGCAATAAATCAATTAAAAGAAAAAGATAAATTGGTATTAAATTTATATTATCATGAAAAACTAACTCTTAAGGAAATTGGAGAAGTATTAGAAGTATCAGAATCTAGAGTTAGTCAGTTACATAGCAGGGCTATTAGAAATCTAAGAGCTATAATGCAGAAAATAAATTATATTTAA
- a CDS encoding flagellar brake protein: MEKLKLEINNKLEVFYDKKNYKSVIQDIREKEKEVLISIPVFDGEYLTLATGTIIEQIYYDNNGNVYQFKSKVLGRIKERNLSLYRLSSPYDIKKIQRRDYVRVNFVKAINYLHSNNIEEKYKKALLLDLSGGGMKMKVEEKLEKGDVIFSKIIYEDSIINVNGKVVRVERTDDNKFICGINFSDISEKTREEIIKIVFKVMRKQRELI; encoded by the coding sequence ATGGAAAAATTAAAATTAGAGATTAATAATAAACTTGAGGTCTTTTATGACAAAAAAAATTACAAATCTGTAATTCAAGATATTAGAGAAAAAGAAAAGGAAGTATTAATTTCTATTCCAGTATTTGATGGAGAATATTTAACTTTGGCAACAGGTACAATTATAGAGCAAATTTATTATGATAACAATGGTAATGTTTATCAATTTAAGAGTAAGGTTTTAGGAAGAATAAAAGAAAGAAATTTATCATTATATAGATTAAGTTCTCCTTATGATATAAAGAAGATACAAAGAAGAGATTATGTTAGAGTTAATTTTGTTAAGGCAATTAATTATTTACATTCAAATAACATTGAGGAGAAATATAAAAAGGCGCTGCTGCTTGATTTAAGTGGTGGCGGTATGAAAATGAAAGTTGAAGAAAAACTTGAAAAGGGTGATGTTATTTTTTCAAAAATAATATATGAAGATTCTATAATTAATGTAAATGGTAAAGTAGTTAGGGTAGAAAGAACAGATGATAATAAATTTATTTGTGGCATTAATTTCTCTGATATAAGTGAAAAAACAAGGGAAGAAATAATTAAAATTGTTTTTAAGGTTATGAGGAAACAAAGGGAACTTATTTAA
- a CDS encoding MinD/ParA family protein: MLDQAESLRKLAKGEPLVNNKRKTKIITVTSGKGGVGKSNFVVNLSIALTQMGKSVLIFDADIGMGNDDVLMGIYPKYNVLDLINGTLSIEEVIVEGPGGVKLLPGGSGLNNIEDLQQNQREMFLRKIEMLEGFDYIFIDTGAGISRSVLAFIACSDEFILVTTPEPTSLTDGYSLLKAVNHFKIKDKGNIVVNRIINKTEADNTFTKFKTAVNRFLSINVNYLGYIYEDRKLLMAVREQKPFVIANPNCDAARCIKSIGEKLLGEDNEIKGVGAKGLFKKLFSIFN, encoded by the coding sequence ATGTTAGATCAAGCTGAAAGTTTAAGAAAATTAGCAAAAGGAGAGCCCCTAGTCAATAATAAAAGAAAAACAAAAATAATTACTGTAACTTCAGGAAAAGGTGGAGTAGGAAAAAGCAATTTTGTTGTGAACTTGTCAATAGCCTTAACTCAAATGGGAAAAAGTGTCCTTATTTTTGATGCAGATATTGGTATGGGAAATGATGATGTATTAATGGGTATTTATCCTAAGTATAATGTGTTAGATCTAATAAATGGAACTCTTTCAATAGAAGAGGTTATTGTTGAAGGGCCTGGAGGAGTAAAGCTTTTACCAGGAGGAAGTGGACTTAATAACATTGAGGATTTGCAACAAAATCAAAGGGAGATGTTTTTAAGAAAAATAGAAATGCTTGAAGGCTTTGATTATATATTCATAGATACAGGAGCTGGAATTAGTAGAAGTGTTCTTGCATTTATTGCATGTTCTGACGAATTTATTTTAGTTACAACCCCTGAACCAACATCTCTAACAGATGGATATAGTTTATTAAAAGCAGTTAATCATTTTAAGATAAAAGATAAGGGCAATATAGTTGTTAATAGAATAATTAATAAGACTGAGGCAGATAATACTTTTACAAAATTTAAAACAGCCGTAAATAGATTTTTATCAATAAATGTAAACTACTTGGGGTATATATATGAAGATAGAAAATTATTAATGGCTGTAAGAGAACAAAAACCATTTGTAATAGCAAATCCTAATTGTGATGCAGCTAGATGCATAAAGAGTATAGGTGAGAAACTATTAGGAGAAGATAACGAGATAAAGGGAGTTGGCGCTAAAGGATTGTTTAAAAAGTTATTTAGTATTTTTAATTAG
- the flhF gene encoding flagellar biosynthesis protein FlhF, with translation MVIKKYLVKDMNEALTRIRYEMGKDAIIISQRKVKKPGIFGYFKPKMIEVTAALENNKIDPNWKQKKNDEIDINESINSIKKLMKDKTKELNNNLEGSKEEIAVTPAVIDDNIKDEVKEIKELLNKVIKNTAKEKEEDDILSYLREIDVEDELVEELLSKDYDNLDDFKEDFKKLIKENVKISNENLQGKVVLVGPTGVGKTTTIAKLAGRLALIDKKKVGLITIDTYRIGAVDQLRTYAEIMNIPFKVVITLKEMENAVEELKDCDIILIDTTGRSSKNTMQISELRAFIHKITPDNIMLVISGTTKNRDIDIILAGYRELNYEKLIITKLDETTAYGSIYNISKKSGKTIAYITTGQNVPDDIKSPAFDELEKLILGEDSIC, from the coding sequence ATGGTAATAAAAAAATACTTAGTAAAGGATATGAATGAAGCTCTTACGAGAATTCGTTATGAAATGGGTAAGGATGCAATTATTATTAGTCAAAGAAAAGTAAAGAAACCAGGTATTTTTGGATATTTTAAGCCAAAAATGATTGAGGTTACAGCTGCTTTAGAAAATAATAAAATTGATCCAAATTGGAAACAAAAGAAAAATGATGAAATAGATATAAATGAATCTATAAATAGTATTAAGAAATTAATGAAGGATAAAACCAAAGAACTAAATAATAATCTAGAAGGTAGTAAGGAAGAAATAGCTGTAACTCCTGCTGTTATAGATGATAATATTAAAGATGAAGTAAAGGAAATAAAAGAACTATTAAACAAGGTTATAAAAAATACAGCGAAAGAAAAAGAGGAAGATGATATATTATCTTACTTAAGAGAAATTGATGTTGAAGATGAATTAGTAGAAGAACTTTTAAGTAAGGATTATGATAATCTTGATGATTTTAAAGAAGATTTTAAAAAATTAATAAAAGAAAATGTGAAAATATCTAATGAGAATTTACAGGGTAAGGTGGTCTTAGTAGGTCCAACAGGAGTTGGAAAAACTACAACAATTGCAAAATTGGCAGGAAGACTTGCTTTAATTGATAAAAAGAAGGTTGGTTTAATTACAATTGATACATATAGAATTGGTGCTGTAGATCAGTTAAGAACTTATGCAGAAATAATGAATATTCCTTTTAAGGTGGTAATAACATTAAAGGAAATGGAGAATGCAGTAGAAGAATTAAAAGATTGTGATATTATACTGATAGATACAACCGGAAGAAGCAGTAAAAATACTATGCAAATATCAGAACTAAGAGCTTTTATTCATAAGATTACCCCAGATAATATTATGCTTGTGATAAGTGGAACTACTAAAAATAGAGATATTGATATAATTTTAGCAGGATATAGAGAATTAAATTATGAAAAGCTAATAATAACTAAATTAGATGAAACCACAGCCTATGGTTCAATTTATAATATATCAAAAAAGTCAGGAAAGACTATTGCTTATATTACAACAGGGCAAAATGTACCAGATGATATAAAATCACCAGCCTTTGATGAACTAGAGAAGTTAATACTAGGGGAGGATAGTATATGTTAG